The Apium graveolens cultivar Ventura chromosome 6, ASM990537v1, whole genome shotgun sequence genome contains a region encoding:
- the LOC141668436 gene encoding abscisic acid receptor PYL3-like translates to HDPATHQCSSSVTKHIKAPVDIVWSLVRRFDQPQKYKPFVSRCVVQGDLMIGSVREVNVKSGLPATKSTERLELLDDTKHILGVKIVGGDHRLKVKQIYSCRSFVLLPINSSVITVHPEVIDGRAGTLVIESFVVDVPEGNTKEVTCYFVTALINCNLKSLA, encoded by the exons CATGATCCAGCTACTCATCAGTGCTCTTCTTCTGTTACCAAACACATCAAAGCTCCTGTTGATATT GTATGGTCACTGGTTAGGAGATTCGATCAACCGCAGAAGTACAAGCCCTTTGTTAGCAGGTGTGTCGTGCAGGGGGACCTCATGATTGGAAGTGTTAGAGAGGTGAATGTCAAGTCAGGTCTTCCAGCCACCAAAAGCACCGAAAGGTTGGAACTACTTGATGATACTAAGCATATACTTGGTGTTAAAATTGTTGGTGGTGATCACAGGCTCAAGGTAAAACAAATCTATTCTTGTAGATCATTTGTACTACTGCCAATAAATTCCTCAGTTATTACTGTCCATCCAGAAGTCATTGATGGGAGAGCTGGCACCCTAGTCATTGAATCATTTGTGGTCGATGTGCCCGAAGGTAACACCAAAGAAGTGACTTGCTACTTCGTTACGGCTCTAATCAATTGCAACCTCAAATCGCTGGCATAA